A stretch of the Haloarcula ordinaria genome encodes the following:
- a CDS encoding DUF7502 family protein has protein sequence MSKKDRPVGERMRAALRAVRFEAWKAATIYAVVDAVALFLVVNLLVAALEPSAIPEQVGVPDVVTETVTDSAGVPLSDPTVPGSALVALAVGLVVFVAELVLRLRRPLIEQFEAVNPSVAEALRTARDAITDEQETAMAVRLYEDVLAQLRETSGVALVNIRRLAVTLFVIAILSLATVQVAAVDLALLDGNGGATPANGGPDQPRDYTGLEDGDSVLGDSEDVTAGDENLTAQIESTGGEEEVDPTQQFPSEAGGDVSGDFESQQAGFAGAEDLEDAELIREYNLRIREDGESDT, from the coding sequence ATGAGCAAGAAAGACAGACCAGTCGGCGAACGGATGCGTGCGGCGCTCAGAGCGGTCCGGTTCGAGGCCTGGAAGGCCGCCACGATATACGCCGTCGTCGACGCCGTCGCGCTCTTCCTCGTCGTGAACCTGCTGGTCGCGGCGCTGGAACCCAGCGCGATTCCGGAGCAGGTCGGGGTCCCGGACGTCGTCACCGAGACGGTGACCGATTCGGCTGGCGTGCCGCTGTCCGACCCCACGGTACCCGGGTCCGCGCTCGTCGCGCTCGCAGTCGGGCTCGTGGTGTTCGTCGCCGAACTGGTGCTTCGGCTCCGGCGCCCCCTCATCGAGCAGTTCGAGGCCGTCAACCCCTCGGTCGCCGAGGCCCTCCGGACCGCCCGCGACGCTATCACCGACGAGCAGGAGACGGCGATGGCCGTGCGACTCTACGAGGACGTGCTCGCACAGCTGCGCGAGACGTCCGGCGTCGCGCTGGTGAACATCCGGCGACTCGCGGTGACGCTCTTTGTCATCGCTATCTTGAGTCTCGCGACGGTCCAGGTCGCCGCCGTGGACCTCGCCTTGCTCGACGGTAACGGCGGAGCGACGCCGGCGAACGGCGGCCCAGACCAGCCACGGGACTACACCGGCCTCGAAGACGGCGACTCGGTGCTGGGCGACAGCGAGGACGTGACCGCCGGCGACGAGAACCTGACCGCTCAGATAGAATCGACCGGCGGCGAGGAGGAGGTCGACCCCACACAGCAGTTCCCGTCGGAGGCCGGCGGGGACGTGAGCGGCGACTTCGAGAGCCAGCAGGCCGGCTTCGCCGGTGCGGAGGACCTGGAGGACGCGGAACTCATCCGCGAGTACAACCTGCGGATACGCGAGGACGGGGAGTCTGATACATGA
- a CDS encoding chromosome partitioning protein encodes MSAIGRTLNLGLVALILLAVAGTAGATVFYQDSTGELQQENNRLKSTNADLRDELEETRADLQDNRTRVRELRQTLETRTQDVDQVADDLERTEAQLNATESQLAETRQALRDSQDRVSTLQGTTSELRQENQRLEREANELEDEVETLRDDRRELQNDVVNLRNELNDREDVIDDLQDEVNTLENENEDLQQENSEMEDDLQSLCNKAENEGEPECSGY; translated from the coding sequence GTGAGCGCAATCGGTCGCACCCTGAACCTCGGACTCGTCGCCCTCATCCTCCTGGCAGTCGCCGGCACCGCCGGGGCTACCGTCTTCTACCAGGACTCGACGGGCGAGCTACAGCAAGAGAACAACCGCCTGAAGTCGACCAACGCCGACCTCCGTGACGAACTGGAGGAAACGCGTGCCGACCTCCAGGACAACCGGACCCGTGTCCGCGAACTCAGACAGACACTCGAGACGCGGACCCAGGACGTTGACCAGGTAGCCGACGACCTCGAACGGACCGAGGCCCAGCTGAACGCCACCGAGAGCCAGCTGGCAGAGACGAGACAGGCACTGCGAGACAGCCAGGACCGGGTCAGCACGCTGCAGGGCACGACGAGCGAACTGCGCCAGGAGAACCAGCGCCTGGAGCGGGAAGCGAACGAGCTCGAAGACGAGGTCGAGACGCTTCGAGACGACCGACGGGAACTACAGAACGACGTGGTGAACCTCAGGAACGAACTCAACGACCGCGAAGACGTAATCGACGACCTCCAGGACGAGGTAAATACGCTCGAGAACGAGAACGAGGACCTGCAACAGGAGAACAGCGAGATGGAAGACGACCTGCAGTCGCTGTGCAACAAGGCCGAAAACGAGGGCGAACCGGAGTGTAGCGGGTACTGA
- a CDS encoding vWA domain-containing protein gives MSVSYTLSDGLTIGVEHLWPAVAVPVAVAVLVYVVFWGERGSRSASTRSRRLLFASRVLVVVLLVVGAMGPYTVQTRETAGEPSVTLLTDDSASMDVYADTRESLVADIEATGVPVTTTTVGSEASSRLGDGLAANARENGTVVVLSDGQVTAGRSLAIAGEEARRLNATVSAVELIPRNREAAVSVSGPQTVSSGVPSRFVVSVDGVRLPDESTVEVSIDGETVATRTVGENGTTAVTHTFEDLGSHRVTATIESSDVFDRNNVFYKSVRVVEQPDVLYVSARTYPFENFLDSLYDVTKTDTVPADLSGYSSVVVQDSPATRFGNVSALQEHVIEGGGLVVVGGDNAYENGGYGESPVASMLPVSVGNATGGTTNIVLLVDVSGSAEEGMAIQKAVALDVLDQLGDENRVGVVAFNFRAFRVAELAPLGENRNTVANQIRRLTSGGATDIAIGLQGADELLGEREGTIILLSDGQDRPAQAAAVSNQLGREGTRVVSVGAGRKVNELTLREIAAESGGSYFAATETNRLRLLFGGGSRQFQGDRLTIVTRNTFITSGVELTANPGQANRVTVKPGADYQVATADGTPAIASWRFGLGRVVSITTYGDDGTLDGLLERPDSLVLTKSVNYAIGDPARTQTGVTAVGDARVGRLTSLTYRGETRPEAADITFRQVGTNRYQGEFTPSTAGYGTVLDTEYAANYPAEYGTFGQSEALTSVVEETGGQLFTPGEGAEIARLARQQSTRIRTVRDSWSWVFLLGALLLFTAEVIARRVQVYRGRTTLESGLP, from the coding sequence ATGAGCGTCTCGTACACCCTCTCCGACGGGCTGACGATCGGGGTCGAACACCTCTGGCCAGCAGTGGCCGTCCCGGTCGCCGTCGCCGTCCTCGTCTACGTGGTCTTCTGGGGCGAGCGGGGCTCCCGGTCGGCGTCGACGCGGAGCAGACGCCTGCTCTTTGCCAGCCGGGTCCTCGTCGTCGTCCTGCTCGTCGTCGGCGCGATGGGGCCCTACACGGTCCAGACCCGCGAGACGGCCGGCGAGCCGAGCGTGACGCTGCTGACCGACGACTCCGCCAGTATGGACGTCTACGCAGACACGCGCGAATCGCTCGTCGCAGACATCGAGGCGACGGGCGTCCCGGTGACCACCACGACGGTCGGGAGCGAGGCGTCGTCTCGTCTGGGTGACGGCCTGGCAGCGAACGCCAGAGAGAACGGGACGGTAGTGGTGCTCTCCGACGGCCAGGTCACCGCCGGGCGGAGCCTCGCGATAGCGGGGGAAGAGGCCAGACGGCTGAACGCGACGGTGAGCGCCGTCGAGCTGATTCCGCGAAACCGCGAAGCGGCCGTCTCGGTCTCCGGACCACAGACGGTGAGCTCGGGGGTACCGTCCCGGTTCGTCGTCAGCGTCGACGGCGTCCGGCTTCCCGACGAGTCGACTGTCGAGGTCAGCATCGACGGCGAGACGGTCGCCACGCGGACGGTCGGCGAGAACGGCACGACGGCCGTCACGCACACCTTCGAGGACCTCGGCTCACACCGGGTGACGGCGACGATAGAGAGCTCCGACGTCTTCGACCGCAACAACGTCTTCTACAAGAGCGTTCGCGTCGTCGAGCAACCGGACGTCCTCTACGTCTCGGCCCGGACCTACCCCTTCGAGAACTTCCTCGACTCGCTGTACGACGTGACGAAGACGGACACCGTGCCGGCGGACCTGTCGGGCTACTCCTCCGTCGTCGTCCAGGACAGCCCCGCTACGCGATTCGGGAACGTCAGCGCCCTCCAGGAACACGTCATCGAGGGCGGCGGCCTGGTTGTCGTCGGTGGCGACAACGCCTACGAGAACGGCGGCTACGGCGAGTCGCCCGTCGCGTCGATGCTGCCCGTCTCCGTCGGGAACGCGACTGGCGGGACGACGAACATCGTCCTGCTCGTCGACGTCTCCGGCAGTGCCGAGGAGGGGATGGCCATCCAGAAGGCCGTGGCCCTCGACGTGCTCGACCAGCTGGGCGACGAGAACCGGGTCGGCGTCGTCGCGTTCAACTTCCGGGCCTTCCGGGTGGCCGAACTCGCCCCGCTGGGGGAAAACAGGAACACGGTCGCCAACCAGATTCGCCGGCTCACGAGCGGCGGAGCGACCGACATCGCCATCGGCCTGCAGGGGGCCGACGAGCTGCTCGGGGAACGCGAGGGGACGATAATCCTCCTGAGCGACGGCCAGGACCGACCGGCCCAAGCGGCCGCCGTCTCGAACCAGCTGGGCCGCGAGGGGACTCGCGTCGTCAGCGTGGGTGCCGGCCGCAAGGTCAACGAACTCACGCTGCGGGAGATCGCCGCCGAGTCCGGCGGGTCGTACTTCGCGGCCACCGAGACGAACCGCCTGCGACTGCTGTTCGGCGGTGGGTCGCGACAGTTCCAGGGCGACCGACTCACCATCGTCACCCGGAACACGTTCATCACGTCGGGCGTGGAGCTGACCGCCAACCCGGGCCAGGCGAACCGCGTCACGGTGAAACCCGGGGCCGACTATCAGGTGGCGACGGCCGACGGCACGCCGGCCATCGCGTCGTGGCGCTTCGGCCTCGGTCGGGTCGTCTCCATCACGACGTACGGCGACGACGGCACGCTCGACGGCCTGCTCGAACGGCCGGACTCGCTCGTCCTGACGAAGTCGGTCAACTACGCTATCGGCGACCCGGCGCGGACACAGACCGGCGTCACGGCCGTCGGGGACGCGCGCGTCGGCCGGCTGACGTCGCTGACGTACCGCGGCGAGACACGGCCCGAGGCGGCCGATATCACGTTCCGGCAGGTCGGGACGAACCGCTATCAGGGCGAGTTCACGCCGTCGACGGCCGGCTACGGAACGGTACTCGACACCGAGTACGCGGCGAACTACCCCGCCGAGTACGGCACGTTCGGCCAGTCCGAGGCCCTCACGAGCGTCGTCGAGGAGACGGGCGGGCAGCTGTTCACGCCCGGCGAGGGGGCGGAAATCGCACGGCTGGCACGCCAGCAGTCGACGCGAATCCGGACGGTCCGCGACTCGTGGTCGTGGGTCTTCCTGCTGGGCGCACTACTGCTGTTCACTGCAGAGGTCATCGCCCGACGCGTTCAAGTGTACCGCGGGCGCACTACTCTGGAGAGTGGTCTCCCGTGA
- a CDS encoding vWA domain-containing protein: MVLSEIFLSPLGLAAFALAIPIVVLYFIRPEPQRMELPTFRFLANDERQQATNPLLERLSRSLLLLVQLLALLLLAVGLAAPYVMVNERAVVEETVLVVDTSASMATTGGGDTRLARALETADAEVTSTTSVVTTDDGGDVTLQRGTPSEAREALGQLQVTDAPGDLDGAITQATALAGENARIVVLSDFAGNEWTDAVATARARDLSVDLRQFDAGGDANVGFVDRRFAGSRVTLSVKNFGSETVTRTVTLGNRNARVELGPDDLETVTFPVPAGRSQARLSPGDGFATDDTVSIAAPSDPTVEVLVLTNDPNRYLITALEVVDQVDVTVDRPPTTVTDDYDVIVYSNVDPSALLPGNVEAGRELVADGGGVVVQAQPELPTRYGDLLLLEPGPVRSAATVQSPPPDELTRGIDFQPPDEYVSGSLREGRTVVELGDGTPLIATAERESGRLLYYGYIEDSSSFKFNYQYPVFWKRAVFHLANRDPLPALNFETGETVRFDADRIEGPDGPVTGPTNSLQRVGFYSAAGRTVSASLLDERESDTAVEPLSDRQGPTGNATREERRSVPRPLTEFAALAGLFVVLLEVGYLRYRGDL, from the coding sequence ATGGTCCTCTCGGAAATCTTCCTCTCCCCGCTCGGATTGGCGGCGTTCGCCCTCGCCATCCCAATCGTGGTGCTGTACTTCATCCGCCCGGAGCCCCAGCGGATGGAGCTCCCGACGTTCCGCTTCCTCGCCAACGACGAGCGCCAGCAGGCGACCAATCCCCTGCTGGAACGGCTCTCGCGGAGCCTCCTCCTGCTCGTCCAGCTGCTGGCGCTCCTCCTGCTGGCCGTCGGTCTCGCGGCGCCGTACGTGATGGTCAACGAGCGTGCCGTCGTCGAGGAGACCGTCCTGGTGGTCGACACGAGCGCGAGCATGGCGACCACCGGCGGTGGCGACACCCGGCTCGCTCGCGCGCTCGAGACGGCCGACGCGGAGGTCACCAGCACGACCTCGGTCGTCACCACCGACGACGGGGGTGACGTCACCCTCCAGCGAGGGACACCCAGCGAGGCCCGCGAGGCGCTCGGGCAGTTACAGGTGACCGACGCGCCGGGCGACCTCGACGGCGCGATAACGCAGGCGACCGCGCTGGCGGGTGAGAACGCCCGAATAGTGGTGCTCAGTGACTTCGCCGGAAACGAGTGGACCGACGCCGTGGCCACCGCCCGCGCCCGGGACCTCTCGGTCGACCTGCGGCAGTTCGACGCTGGCGGCGACGCGAACGTGGGATTCGTCGACCGCCGCTTCGCCGGGTCCAGGGTGACGCTGTCGGTCAAGAACTTCGGGAGCGAGACGGTCACCCGGACGGTCACGCTCGGGAACCGGAACGCGCGGGTCGAACTGGGGCCAGACGACCTCGAGACGGTGACGTTCCCGGTCCCGGCCGGCCGGAGTCAGGCGCGACTCTCGCCAGGTGACGGCTTCGCGACCGACGACACGGTCTCCATCGCCGCACCTTCGGACCCCACCGTGGAGGTGCTCGTGCTGACCAACGACCCGAACCGGTACCTGATTACGGCGCTGGAGGTGGTCGACCAGGTCGACGTGACCGTCGACCGGCCACCGACGACCGTCACCGACGACTACGACGTCATCGTCTACAGCAACGTGGACCCGAGCGCGCTCCTGCCCGGCAACGTCGAGGCGGGTCGAGAGCTCGTGGCCGACGGTGGTGGCGTCGTCGTCCAGGCGCAACCGGAGCTCCCGACGCGATACGGTGACCTGTTGTTGCTAGAGCCGGGGCCCGTCAGGTCTGCCGCGACCGTACAGTCCCCGCCACCGGACGAGCTGACCCGCGGCATCGACTTCCAGCCGCCGGACGAGTACGTCAGCGGCTCCCTCCGCGAGGGCCGCACGGTGGTCGAACTCGGCGACGGGACCCCGCTCATCGCCACCGCCGAGCGAGAGAGCGGCCGTCTGCTGTACTACGGGTACATCGAAGACAGCTCGAGCTTCAAGTTCAACTACCAGTACCCGGTGTTCTGGAAGCGGGCCGTCTTCCACCTCGCGAACCGGGACCCGCTGCCGGCGCTGAACTTCGAGACGGGCGAGACGGTCCGGTTCGACGCCGACCGCATCGAGGGGCCGGACGGGCCGGTCACCGGGCCGACGAACTCGCTCCAGCGCGTCGGGTTCTACAGCGCAGCCGGACGGACGGTGAGCGCGTCGCTGCTCGACGAACGCGAGTCCGACACAGCGGTCGAACCGCTCTCGGACCGGCAGGGACCGACCGGGAACGCCACGCGCGAGGAGCGCCGGAGCGTCCCCCGGCCGTTGACGGAGTTCGCCGCGCTGGCCGGCCTGTTCGTGGTCCTGCTGGAAGTCGGATACCTCCGATACCGGGGTGACCTCTGA
- a CDS encoding MogA/MoaB family molybdenum cofactor biosynthesis protein, with product MSDNGGHDNEVQDDHDDHHAHDPKRVSIAVLTVSTTRTLEDDPAGDVVAGACERTGHDVVTRRVVDDDRDAIVEAVAAAFDEDDADVVVTTGGTGLTPDDVTVEALRPLFDRRIPGFGELFRGFSYEEVGPMAMASRSTAGVVDDRIVFCLPGSEHAARTGTERLIVPAVGHLVGLVRR from the coding sequence ATGAGCGACAACGGCGGACACGATAACGAGGTTCAGGACGACCACGACGACCACCACGCGCACGACCCCAAGCGCGTCAGTATCGCCGTCCTCACCGTCTCTACGACACGGACGCTCGAAGACGACCCCGCCGGCGACGTCGTCGCTGGGGCCTGCGAGCGAACGGGTCACGACGTCGTGACCCGGCGCGTCGTAGACGACGACAGGGACGCCATCGTCGAAGCGGTGGCGGCGGCGTTCGACGAGGACGACGCCGACGTCGTCGTGACCACGGGCGGGACCGGCCTGACCCCCGACGACGTCACCGTCGAGGCCCTCCGACCGCTGTTCGACCGCCGGATTCCTGGGTTCGGAGAACTGTTCCGCGGGTTCTCCTACGAGGAGGTGGGGCCGATGGCGATGGCCTCGCGGTCGACGGCGGGCGTCGTGGACGACCGCATCGTGTTCTGTCTGCCCGGAAGCGAGCACGCCGCCCGGACCGGGACCGAACGGCTCATCGTCCCGGCCGTCGGCCACCTGGTCGGTCTCGTCCGTCGCTGA
- the moaC gene encoding cyclic pyranopterin monophosphate synthase MoaC: MTDEFTHVEDEGEAQMVDVGGKADSKRRAVARGRIRLSAATLEAIAADEMEKGDVLATARVGAIQAVKHTWETIPLCHQIPVTNVDVSFDVDESAVEVTVAVDTVGKTGCEMEALQGVTTGLNVVWDMVKASEKDADGEYPTTAIEDVRVVEKSVDR, encoded by the coding sequence ATGACCGACGAGTTCACGCACGTCGAAGACGAGGGCGAGGCGCAGATGGTCGACGTCGGGGGGAAGGCAGACAGCAAGCGTCGCGCCGTTGCCCGGGGCCGGATACGGCTCTCGGCGGCGACGCTCGAGGCCATCGCGGCCGACGAAATGGAGAAGGGCGACGTCCTGGCCACGGCACGAGTCGGGGCCATCCAGGCGGTCAAGCACACGTGGGAGACGATTCCGCTGTGCCACCAGATTCCAGTGACGAACGTCGACGTGTCGTTCGACGTCGACGAATCGGCCGTCGAGGTGACTGTTGCCGTCGATACGGTGGGGAAGACCGGCTGTGAGATGGAGGCGCTCCAGGGGGTGACGACCGGGCTGAACGTCGTCTGGGACATGGTGAAGGCGAGCGAGAAAGACGCCGACGGCGAGTATCCGACGACCGCAATCGAGGACGTACGTGTCGTCGAGAAGTCGGTCGACAGGTAA
- a CDS encoding molybdopterin synthase, producing MQVLGIVGPSGNGTTTLVERLVARCADSARVATVTQCDRAPAVDTDRTDIARHRTAGAATTVATTDDGEWVASGESRTLDETLTELAPAFDYVFVDGYPDSSLPKVVLGDRPATDPVVHRADDGETADLDAILDALAAQDPYVTLESLVREVKRSPDEDRAGAIATFTGRVRARDGVDDAPTEHLEFERYDAVADETMAAIREDIEGREGVFAVRLHHKTGVVQAGEDIVFVVVLAGHREEAFRAVEDGIDRLKAEVPLFKKEVTVEEAFWAHDR from the coding sequence ATGCAGGTCCTCGGTATCGTCGGCCCCTCGGGCAACGGGACGACCACACTCGTCGAACGACTCGTCGCGCGCTGCGCGGACTCTGCTCGGGTGGCAACGGTCACGCAGTGCGACCGCGCGCCGGCCGTCGATACCGACCGGACAGATATCGCCCGCCATCGCACGGCGGGCGCGGCGACCACCGTGGCCACGACCGACGACGGCGAGTGGGTCGCCAGCGGCGAGTCCAGGACGCTGGACGAGACGCTAACCGAGCTCGCGCCGGCGTTCGACTACGTGTTCGTCGATGGGTACCCCGATTCGTCGCTGCCGAAGGTCGTGCTGGGGGACCGACCCGCGACCGACCCGGTCGTCCACCGCGCCGACGACGGCGAGACGGCGGACCTCGATGCGATTCTCGATGCGCTGGCTGCCCAGGACCCCTACGTCACCCTCGAATCGCTCGTCCGCGAGGTCAAACGCAGCCCAGACGAGGACCGGGCGGGCGCTATCGCCACCTTCACCGGCCGGGTCCGCGCCCGTGACGGCGTCGACGACGCGCCGACCGAACACCTGGAGTTCGAGCGCTACGACGCGGTGGCCGACGAGACGATGGCGGCGATTCGCGAGGACATCGAGGGCCGCGAGGGCGTGTTCGCGGTCCGCCTCCACCACAAGACCGGCGTCGTCCAGGCCGGCGAGGATATCGTCTTCGTCGTCGTCCTGGCCGGCCACCGCGAGGAGGCGTTCCGAGCCGTCGAGGACGGTATCGACCGGCTCAAGGCGGAAGTGCCGCTGTTCAAGAAGGAGGTCACGGTCGAGGAGGCGTTCTGGGCCCACGACAGATAA
- a CDS encoding NUDIX hydrolase — MTTVDNLWYLADVASQQAEQTYHDLATAHEGFVEFTRHRRVPRHRFKQVATDARDHGAPFGSHTLTYRAPGEILLVRHEGVDQWVLPGGELDGDESFEEAALRELGEESGVEATIEGLGMLGRVEFYCDGNNTWGILPVFEARAETTALSVDDPDEEISEARWFETLPEDTRDRDEILRWRDRFFD, encoded by the coding sequence ATGACTACTGTCGACAACCTGTGGTATCTCGCCGACGTGGCGAGTCAGCAGGCCGAACAGACGTACCACGACCTGGCGACGGCACACGAGGGGTTCGTCGAGTTCACTCGTCACCGGCGCGTCCCGCGACACCGGTTCAAACAGGTCGCGACCGACGCCCGTGACCACGGTGCGCCGTTCGGTTCCCACACCTTGACCTACCGGGCACCGGGCGAGATTCTCCTCGTCCGTCACGAGGGAGTCGACCAGTGGGTCCTGCCCGGCGGCGAGCTCGACGGCGACGAGTCCTTCGAGGAGGCCGCGCTCCGCGAGCTCGGCGAGGAGAGCGGCGTCGAGGCGACCATCGAGGGCCTGGGCATGCTCGGCCGCGTCGAGTTCTACTGCGACGGGAACAACACCTGGGGCATCCTCCCGGTGTTCGAGGCCCGTGCCGAGACGACGGCGCTCAGCGTCGACGACCCGGACGAGGAGATCAGCGAGGCTCGCTGGTTCGAGACACTCCCGGAGGACACCCGTGACCGCGACGAGATACTGCGCTGGCGCGACCGGTTCTTCGACTGA